In Pseudomonas sp. PDM14, a genomic segment contains:
- the rsmA gene encoding 16S rRNA (adenine(1518)-N(6)/adenine(1519)-N(6))-dimethyltransferase RsmA, whose protein sequence is MSETYQHRARKRFGQNFLHDAGVIHRILRAIHAREGEHLLEIGPGQGALTEGLLSSGAQLDVIELDLDLIPILQSKFGQQSNFRLNQGDALKFDFNRLEAAPNSLRVVGNLPYNISTPLIFHLLDNAPLIRDMHFMLQKEVVERLAAEPGGGDWGRLSIMVQYHCRVEHLFNVGPGAFNPPPKVDSAIVRLAPHDVLPFPAKDHRLLERVVREAFNQRRKTLRNTLKGLLSAAEIEAAGVDGSLRPEQLDLAAFVRLADQLAIQPKVEPRD, encoded by the coding sequence ATGTCCGAGACGTACCAACACCGCGCGCGCAAGCGCTTCGGCCAGAACTTCCTGCATGACGCTGGGGTGATCCACCGCATCCTGCGCGCCATTCATGCGCGCGAAGGCGAACACCTGCTGGAGATCGGTCCGGGCCAGGGCGCCCTGACCGAAGGCCTGCTGAGCAGCGGTGCGCAGCTCGACGTGATCGAGCTCGACCTCGACCTGATCCCGATCCTGCAAAGCAAATTCGGCCAGCAGAGCAACTTCCGCCTGAACCAGGGCGACGCGCTCAAATTCGACTTCAACCGTCTCGAAGCCGCGCCCAACAGCCTGCGCGTGGTCGGCAACCTGCCCTACAACATCTCCACGCCGCTGATCTTCCACCTGCTGGATAACGCCCCGCTGATCCGCGACATGCACTTTATGCTGCAGAAGGAAGTGGTCGAGCGCCTGGCCGCCGAGCCTGGCGGTGGTGACTGGGGCCGGCTGTCGATCATGGTGCAGTACCACTGCCGCGTGGAGCACCTGTTCAACGTTGGCCCCGGCGCTTTCAACCCGCCACCCAAGGTCGACTCGGCCATCGTCCGCCTGGCGCCGCACGACGTGCTGCCGTTCCCGGCCAAGGACCATCGCCTGCTCGAACGCGTGGTGCGCGAGGCCTTCAACCAGCGCCGCAAGACCCTGCGCAACACCCTCAAGGGCTTGCTCAGCGCGGCGGAAATCGAAGCCGCTGGCGTGGATGGCAGCCTGCGCCCCGAACAGCTCGACCTCGCCGCCTTCGTCCGCCTCGCCGATCAGCTGGCCATCCAGCCCAAGGTCGAGCCGCGCGACTAA
- the glpE gene encoding thiosulfate sulfurtransferase GlpE, which produces MSDFKRIPPQQAHALREQGAVVVDIRDPQSFSNGHISGSQHLDNHSLPDFIAKADFDQPLIVTCYHGNSSQNAAAYLAHQGFAEVYSLDGGFELWHREFPQDVSRGDTE; this is translated from the coding sequence ATGAGCGACTTTAAACGCATCCCGCCCCAGCAAGCCCACGCGCTGCGCGAACAGGGCGCGGTGGTGGTCGACATCCGCGACCCACAGAGTTTCAGCAACGGCCACATCAGTGGCTCGCAGCACCTGGACAACCACTCGCTGCCCGACTTCATCGCCAAGGCCGACTTCGACCAGCCGCTGATCGTCACCTGCTATCACGGCAACTCCAGCCAGAACGCCGCGGCCTATCTGGCACACCAGGGCTTCGCCGAGGTGTACAGCCTGGACGGTGGCTTCGAACTCTGGCACCGCGAGTTTCCGCAGGACGTCAGCCGCGGCGACACCGAATAA
- the apaG gene encoding Co2+/Mg2+ efflux protein ApaG, with translation MSDSRYQVDVSVVTRFLPEQSNPEQNRYAFAYTVTVQNNGSVAAKLVSRHWIITDGDGRVQEVRGSGVVGQQPHLQPGESHTYSSGTVMATKVGNMHGSYQMLGDDGKRFDAPIAPFRLAVPGALH, from the coding sequence ATGTCCGATTCCCGCTATCAGGTCGACGTCAGCGTCGTCACCCGCTTTCTGCCGGAGCAATCCAACCCGGAGCAGAACCGCTATGCCTTCGCCTACACCGTGACCGTGCAGAACAACGGCAGCGTGGCGGCCAAGCTGGTCAGCCGCCACTGGATCATCACCGACGGTGACGGCCGGGTACAGGAAGTGCGCGGCTCCGGCGTGGTTGGCCAGCAGCCCCACCTGCAACCCGGCGAAAGCCACACCTACAGCAGCGGCACGGTGATGGCGACCAAGGTCGGCAACATGCACGGCAGTTACCAGATGCTCGGCGACGACGGCAAACGCTTCGACGCGCCCATCGCACCGTTCCGCCTCGCCGTACCGGGAGCCCTGCACTGA
- a CDS encoding symmetrical bis(5'-nucleosyl)-tetraphosphatase: MATYAVGDLQGCLEPLRCLLDKVEFDPARDRLWLVGDLVNRGPQSLETLRFLFSIRDALTCVLGNHDLHLLAVAHNIERLKKSDTLQEILQAPDRNDLLDWLRLQKLLHYDEQRDIALVHAGIPPQWTLEKALKRAAEVETVLKDDARLPLFLDGMYGNEPTLWHRELHGVTRLRVITNYFTRMRFCTAEGELDLKSKEGLDSAPPGYAPWFSHPQRKTRGQKIIFGHWAALEGRCDEPGLFALDSGCVWGGAMTLMNIDTRERLQCACQEPTP; this comes from the coding sequence ATGGCAACGTATGCCGTAGGCGACCTGCAGGGCTGTCTCGAGCCGCTTCGCTGCCTGCTCGACAAGGTCGAGTTCGATCCAGCCCGCGACCGCCTGTGGCTGGTCGGCGACCTGGTCAATCGCGGCCCGCAATCGCTGGAGACGCTGCGCTTCCTGTTCTCGATCCGCGACGCCCTGACCTGCGTGCTGGGCAACCATGACCTGCACCTGCTAGCCGTGGCACACAACATCGAACGCCTGAAAAAGAGCGACACCCTGCAGGAAATCCTCCAGGCGCCGGACCGCAACGACCTGCTCGACTGGCTGCGCCTGCAGAAGCTGCTGCACTACGACGAGCAGCGTGACATCGCCCTGGTGCACGCCGGCATTCCACCGCAGTGGACGCTGGAGAAAGCCCTCAAGCGCGCCGCCGAAGTGGAAACCGTGCTCAAGGACGACGCCCGCCTGCCGCTGTTTCTCGATGGCATGTACGGCAACGAGCCAACCCTGTGGCATCGCGAGCTGCACGGCGTCACGCGCCTGCGGGTGATCACCAACTACTTCACGCGCATGCGCTTCTGCACCGCCGAGGGCGAGCTCGACCTGAAGAGCAAGGAAGGCCTGGACAGCGCGCCGCCCGGCTACGCACCATGGTTCAGCCACCCGCAACGCAAGACCCGTGGGCAGAAGATCATCTTCGGCCACTGGGCCGCCCTCGAAGGGCGCTGCGACGAACCCGGCCTGTTCGCCCTCGACAGCGGCTGCGTCTGGGGCGGCGCCATGACCCTGATGAACATCGACACCCGCGAGCGCCTGCAGTGCGCCTGCCAGGAGCCCACCCCATGA
- a CDS encoding PrkA family serine protein kinase: MSIFSHFQQRFEATRQEEYSLQEYLDLCKADRSAYATAAERLLMAIGEPELIDTSSNSRLSRIFSNKVIRRYPAFADFHGMEECIDQIVSYFRHAAQGLEEKKQILYLLGPVGGGKSSLAEKLKQLMEKVPFYAIKGSPVFESPLGLFNAVEDGAILEEDYGIPLRYLNNIMSPWASKRLSEFGGDISQFRVVKLYPSILNQIAVAKTEPGDENNQDISALVGKVDIRKLEEFPQNDADAYSYSGALCRANQGLMEFVEMFKAPIKVLHPLLTATQEGNYNSTEGLGAIPYSGILLAHSNESEWHSFRNNKNNEAFIDRIYIVKVPYCLRVTDEIKIYDKLLINSSLANAHCAPDTLKMLAQFSTLSRLKEPENSNIYSKMRVYDGENLKDTDPKAKSIQEYRDSAGVDEGMTGLSTRFAFKILSKVFNFDPHEIAANPVHLLYVLEQQIEQEQFPAEVRERYLRFIKEYLAPRYIEFIGKEIQTAYLESYSEYGQNIFDRYVLYADFWIQDQEYRDPETGEILNRVALNEELEKIEKPAGISNPKDFRNEIVNFVLRARANNNGKNPTWLSYEKLRVVIEKKMFSNTEDLLPVISFNAKASKEDQQKHNDFVTRMVERGYTEKQVRLLSEWYLRVRKSQ, encoded by the coding sequence ATGAGTATTTTCAGCCACTTCCAGCAACGCTTCGAAGCGACCCGCCAGGAGGAGTACTCGCTTCAGGAGTACCTCGACCTGTGCAAGGCGGATCGCAGCGCCTATGCCACGGCGGCCGAGCGCCTGCTGATGGCCATCGGCGAGCCGGAGCTCATCGACACGTCGAGCAACTCGCGCCTGTCGCGGATCTTTTCCAATAAAGTTATCCGTCGCTACCCGGCCTTTGCCGACTTCCACGGCATGGAAGAGTGCATCGACCAGATCGTCTCCTACTTCCGCCATGCGGCGCAGGGCCTGGAAGAGAAGAAGCAGATCCTCTACCTTCTCGGCCCGGTGGGCGGCGGCAAGTCCTCGCTGGCGGAGAAACTCAAACAGTTGATGGAGAAGGTGCCCTTCTACGCCATCAAGGGCTCGCCGGTTTTCGAGTCGCCGCTCGGCCTGTTCAATGCCGTCGAGGATGGCGCCATCCTCGAAGAGGACTACGGCATTCCGCTGCGCTACCTCAACAACATCATGTCGCCCTGGGCCAGCAAGCGCCTCAGCGAGTTCGGCGGCGACATCAGTCAGTTCCGCGTGGTCAAGCTCTACCCCTCGATCCTCAACCAGATCGCCGTGGCCAAGACCGAGCCGGGTGACGAGAACAACCAGGACATCTCCGCGCTGGTCGGCAAGGTGGATATCCGCAAGCTGGAAGAATTCCCGCAGAACGACGCCGACGCCTACAGCTACTCCGGCGCCCTGTGCCGCGCCAACCAGGGGCTGATGGAGTTCGTCGAGATGTTCAAGGCACCGATCAAGGTCCTGCACCCCTTGCTCACCGCGACCCAGGAAGGCAACTACAACAGCACCGAAGGCCTCGGCGCGATTCCCTACAGCGGCATCCTGCTCGCCCACTCCAACGAATCGGAATGGCACAGCTTCCGCAACAACAAGAACAACGAGGCGTTCATCGACCGCATCTACATCGTCAAGGTGCCGTACTGCCTGCGCGTGACCGACGAGATCAAGATCTACGACAAGCTGCTGATCAACAGCTCCCTGGCCAATGCCCACTGCGCGCCGGACACCCTGAAGATGCTCGCCCAGTTTTCCACCCTGTCGCGCCTGAAGGAGCCGGAAAACTCCAACATCTACTCGAAGATGCGCGTCTACGACGGCGAGAACCTCAAGGACACCGATCCCAAAGCCAAATCGATTCAGGAGTACCGCGACAGCGCGGGCGTGGACGAGGGCATGACCGGCCTGTCGACCCGCTTCGCCTTCAAGATCCTGTCCAAGGTGTTCAACTTCGACCCGCACGAGATCGCCGCCAACCCGGTGCACCTGCTCTACGTGCTGGAGCAGCAGATCGAACAGGAACAGTTCCCCGCCGAGGTACGTGAGCGCTACCTGCGCTTCATCAAGGAATACCTGGCACCGCGCTACATCGAGTTCATCGGCAAGGAAATCCAGACCGCCTACCTGGAGTCCTACAGCGAGTACGGACAGAACATCTTCGACCGCTACGTGCTGTACGCCGACTTCTGGATCCAGGACCAGGAATACCGCGACCCGGAAACCGGCGAAATCCTCAACCGCGTCGCCCTCAACGAGGAGCTGGAGAAGATCGAGAAGCCAGCCGGGATCAGCAACCCGAAGGATTTTCGCAACGAGATCGTCAACTTCGTCCTGCGTGCCCGCGCCAACAACAACGGCAAGAACCCGACCTGGCTCAGCTACGAGAAGCTGCGCGTGGTGATCGAG